The Carnobacterium mobile DSM 4848 genome includes a window with the following:
- a CDS encoding tyrosine-type recombinase/integrase gives MLQIKSYTKKNGKTYYKFQTYLGTDETGKVVRAARQGFATKSDARKEAMRLKSEYQEDGYQKPTYETFEEVYELWFESRYVNKVKESTAVKTKELFKNHILKDFGKLRITAITFAHCQEAVNKWSKKTTKTKSMAGYCKRIFDYAIYAMDIIKKNPMSGVDIPNLKKTSKEDYAFYSREELEHFLECAKQEENPKWFVLLRLLSFSGMRKGEALGLQWKDINFENKTISINKTLARGEGNKLIIQTTKTTSGERTISLDDKTLEILKQWRTAQRLDYLKLGMNTNKPGQNIFTNLENNYIQHAHLTTVMDRIVKKHNLKRITVHQLRHSHCSLLFEAGASIKEVQERLGHSSYEVTMNIYTHVTKERKEETAAKFASFMGF, from the coding sequence ATGTTACAAATTAAATCTTATACGAAGAAAAACGGTAAAACCTACTACAAATTTCAAACATATCTAGGTACAGACGAAACTGGGAAAGTAGTTCGTGCAGCAAGACAAGGCTTTGCTACTAAAAGTGATGCAAGAAAAGAAGCTATGCGGCTTAAATCAGAGTATCAAGAAGACGGCTACCAAAAACCCACCTACGAAACGTTCGAAGAAGTTTATGAATTATGGTTTGAATCTCGTTATGTAAATAAGGTAAAAGAAAGTACGGCAGTTAAAACAAAAGAACTATTTAAGAACCACATTTTAAAAGACTTTGGAAAACTGCGTATAACCGCCATTACATTTGCGCACTGTCAAGAAGCGGTTAATAAATGGAGTAAAAAGACAACCAAAACTAAATCTATGGCTGGTTACTGTAAGCGTATCTTCGATTATGCTATTTATGCAATGGATATTATTAAGAAGAACCCTATGAGTGGTGTGGATATTCCCAATTTAAAGAAAACATCTAAAGAGGATTACGCTTTTTATAGTCGTGAGGAACTAGAGCATTTCTTGGAGTGTGCTAAACAAGAAGAAAACCCTAAATGGTTTGTTCTGCTTCGCCTGCTGTCCTTTAGTGGTATGCGTAAAGGTGAGGCACTAGGCTTACAATGGAAAGATATTAATTTTGAAAATAAAACAATCTCTATAAACAAGACGCTTGCTAGAGGAGAAGGTAATAAGCTTATTATTCAAACCACTAAAACAACGTCCGGAGAGCGTACAATCTCGTTAGATGATAAAACCCTTGAGATACTAAAACAATGGCGTACAGCGCAACGTTTAGACTATTTAAAGCTAGGTATGAACACAAACAAACCTGGTCAGAATATATTTACCAACTTAGAAAATAACTATATTCAGCATGCACACTTAACCACTGTAATGGATCGTATCGTTAAGAAACATAATCTTAAACGCATCACCGTTCACCAATTACGCCACTCGCACTGTTCATTGCTTTTTGAAGCTGGTGCAAGTATCAAAGAAGTTCAAGAACGACTTGGCCACAGTAGTTATGAAGTTACAATGAACATCTATACACACGTAACTAAAGAAAGAAAAGAAGAAACGGCTGCTAAGTTCGCTAGTTTTATGGGCTTTTAA
- a CDS encoding helix-turn-helix domain-containing protein, which yields MANIGENIKNIRKERKMTQKDFASKIGLSRSYLGDLENNRKSPSADTITKLSKSLGVSEAYLFSGKDDSLASYIVDVLESANEIKDDYNTIWLARNPLIITNRWKEDEFPNEEEVIKAYKAFKEEQLDTKEEYILRFGKEIYAVASKRNEILSDLEKFEKLSLDEKHKKLDEVSRHLKEVIFWYRKHFGLTPKEAHEEYNEFYNKNK from the coding sequence GTGGCAAACATAGGCGAGAACATCAAAAACATACGAAAAGAAAGAAAAATGACACAAAAAGATTTTGCTTCCAAAATTGGTTTATCAAGGTCATATTTAGGTGATTTAGAGAATAACAGAAAGAGTCCTAGTGCTGACACAATCACAAAACTCTCTAAATCTCTCGGTGTATCAGAAGCTTATCTTTTTAGTGGTAAAGACGATTCATTAGCTAGTTATATAGTTGACGTATTAGAGAGTGCCAATGAAATTAAAGATGATTACAATACTATATGGTTAGCGAGAAATCCACTGATAATAACAAATAGATGGAAAGAAGACGAATTTCCTAATGAAGAAGAAGTCATTAAAGCTTACAAGGCGTTTAAAGAGGAACAGCTAGATACAAAAGAAGAATATATTTTGCGTTTCGGAAAAGAAATATATGCAGTGGCTTCTAAGAGAAATGAAATATTGAGTGATTTAGAAAAATTTGAAAAATTATCTTTAGATGAAAAGCATAAGAAGTTAGATGAGGTTAGTAGACATTTGAAAGAAGTAATATTTTGGTATAGAAAACATTTTGGCTTAACTCCAAAAGAAGCTCATGAAGAATATAATGAGTTTTATAATAAAAATAAATAA
- a CDS encoding helix-turn-helix domain-containing protein translates to MNVGKFQKELQNTMLIGRKNKKWTQVEAAEQLGISRSYYSEIETGISLPSLSLVIKINSVFPFFLLINDADRVFI, encoded by the coding sequence ATGAATGTTGGAAAATTTCAAAAAGAATTACAAAATACCATGCTTATAGGTAGAAAAAATAAAAAATGGACACAAGTAGAAGCAGCCGAACAACTTGGTATCTCTAGATCCTATTATTCAGAAATTGAAACCGGAATTAGTTTACCGAGTTTATCATTAGTTATAAAAATTAACAGTGTGTTTCCATTTTTTTTACTAATTAATGACGCCGATAGAGTGTTTATTTGA
- a CDS encoding helix-turn-helix domain-containing protein: MAQLSFEVSSELEKQIEGMVFNTAKNVLAELEKREPMGKPYMNLKECCQYVGCSNVTLNDWIRERKLQVIKIGGKKYIAKITIDQFMMNHQK, from the coding sequence ATGGCACAACTATCTTTTGAAGTTTCTTCTGAACTGGAGAAGCAAATTGAAGGCATGGTATTCAACACAGCAAAGAACGTGCTTGCTGAATTAGAGAAAAGAGAACCTATGGGAAAACCATATATGAATCTTAAGGAATGCTGCCAGTATGTGGGTTGTTCAAATGTAACTTTGAATGATTGGATAAGAGAACGAAAATTACAAGTTATCAAAATAGGTGGCAAGAAATATATCGCTAAAATAACAATCGATCAATTCATGATGAATCATCAGAAATAA
- a CDS encoding bifunctional DNA primase/polymerase, whose translation MVAYESLLTDALKLTKTFDVYPLAPFTNIPFRGSNGDLNATKDHQLIVEWFEKEPLSSLGLRLKNTNVLVLDVDDHLNDGAGIKELAALSNGNSLEGATIVKTPNGQGFHAYYHFPSNLTIEDVNLTNNIEILRTKVTAPGSRKRLKDGSIGEYVLAAESSLNDLKMMPKWLLDLIMSKQQGEQPNTTYQLDYNNTAGRTKKYTATLIEELTRGVQTSERNIWVTKYTGKLLALGTEPDIAYQFIMMVNESFVRPPLPDREVNSIFRSVLKREVRKRGGEISE comes from the coding sequence ATGGTTGCATACGAATCTTTGCTAACAGACGCATTGAAACTCACTAAAACGTTTGACGTATATCCATTAGCGCCATTCACAAATATTCCTTTTCGTGGATCCAACGGAGATTTAAACGCCACTAAAGACCACCAGTTAATAGTTGAATGGTTTGAGAAAGAACCTTTGAGTAGTTTAGGATTGCGATTGAAAAATACAAATGTATTAGTGTTGGATGTTGACGACCATCTAAACGATGGAGCAGGTATAAAAGAACTGGCTGCATTATCTAATGGCAATAGTTTAGAGGGCGCTACAATCGTTAAAACTCCGAACGGTCAAGGTTTTCACGCTTACTATCATTTTCCGTCTAACCTAACTATTGAAGATGTAAATTTAACAAATAATATCGAAATTTTAAGAACGAAAGTTACCGCACCAGGCTCAAGAAAGAGATTGAAAGATGGTTCGATTGGTGAATATGTTTTAGCTGCTGAATCTTCTTTAAATGACTTAAAAATGATGCCTAAATGGCTTCTTGATTTGATTATGAGTAAGCAGCAAGGGGAACAACCAAATACGACGTACCAGTTAGATTACAACAATACAGCAGGGCGGACTAAAAAATATACTGCCACCTTGATCGAGGAGCTGACTCGAGGTGTACAGACATCCGAAAGAAATATTTGGGTGACAAAATACACAGGCAAACTTCTAGCTTTAGGAACGGAGCCAGATATAGCGTATCAATTTATCATGATGGTTAATGAGAGTTTTGTGCGACCTCCTTTACCAGATAGAGAAGTGAATTCCATTTTTCGAAGTGTATTAAAACGTGAAGTTAGGAAGAGAGGGGGAGAAATAAGTGAATGA
- a CDS encoding DNA primase family protein has protein sequence MSEMPEDIKNLVKEYKDSNTELSNKPYLTMESLKSALAAKGEEWRLDHETVNEKTGKTKKYPVSPRAVADILQKECTFCLIGEDDPESSPLAVYDIDNGIYNKGERFINSLSLTVERTLNEPSCKTVRHYLTVESVEKEPTKDKNLIIVNNGIYDKKKASLVPFSDEYIFVNKIATNYIEDAAEPKFDDWNFSEWIDELSDNDEKKKNLLYQIFAVAVNSNYISEVAFFFVSEEGRTGKSTFQNLLKNLIGNKNTTSLKIKEFESDFKLASAYSKSLIIGDDNNPKDFNQTSENFKSVITGELVLINPKMVKPFSTILTPTVIQSMNGTPKFNDVSDGLLRRLRIIRFNHSYKGNHGNRKIKEEYICDKRLLEYILFVALNLDVIEVENTKESEEAVKDIAKDNDPVIEFYEDVFYQLESTRLPTKFIFSLYQAWCDIENNPTKMKQRTFTKNLRSIVTKDGWLYDVKNLAPIHFFSKRDEELLKEWDINYKYRFEVDTKKYQPLIEKIE, from the coding sequence ATGAGTGAGATGCCGGAAGATATCAAAAATTTAGTAAAAGAATATAAAGATAGCAACACAGAACTTTCAAATAAACCTTATCTAACTATGGAAAGTTTGAAATCAGCGCTTGCTGCAAAAGGGGAAGAATGGCGATTAGATCACGAGACTGTAAATGAAAAGACGGGGAAAACGAAAAAATACCCGGTCAGTCCAAGAGCAGTTGCTGATATCCTTCAAAAAGAATGTACATTTTGTCTTATCGGAGAAGATGATCCGGAGAGTTCTCCTCTGGCTGTATACGATATAGATAATGGTATCTATAACAAAGGTGAACGATTTATAAACAGTCTCTCTTTAACTGTAGAAAGAACTCTTAACGAACCTTCATGTAAGACTGTAAGGCATTATTTAACTGTTGAAAGCGTAGAGAAAGAACCTACTAAAGATAAGAACCTTATTATTGTTAATAATGGTATTTATGATAAAAAAAAAGCTTCTCTAGTACCCTTCAGCGATGAATATATTTTTGTAAATAAGATCGCAACAAACTATATAGAAGATGCAGCAGAACCGAAATTTGACGATTGGAACTTTTCAGAATGGATTGATGAATTATCAGACAATGACGAAAAGAAAAAAAACTTACTTTATCAAATTTTTGCAGTAGCAGTGAATAGTAATTATATTTCTGAAGTAGCATTTTTCTTCGTTAGTGAAGAAGGAAGAACGGGAAAATCAACTTTTCAGAATTTATTAAAAAATTTAATTGGTAATAAGAATACAACTAGTTTAAAAATCAAAGAATTTGAAAGTGATTTTAAGCTAGCCAGCGCATATAGCAAAAGCTTGATTATTGGTGATGATAACAATCCTAAAGATTTTAACCAAACAAGTGAAAATTTTAAATCGGTTATCACTGGAGAACTTGTTTTAATTAACCCGAAAATGGTTAAACCATTCTCTACCATATTAACCCCTACGGTTATTCAGTCAATGAATGGCACTCCTAAATTTAATGATGTATCGGATGGTTTGCTTAGAAGATTAAGGATTATTCGTTTTAACCATTCGTATAAGGGGAACCATGGAAATAGAAAAATCAAAGAAGAATATATTTGCGATAAACGCTTATTAGAATACATTTTGTTTGTTGCTTTAAATCTTGATGTTATCGAAGTGGAAAACACTAAAGAAAGTGAAGAAGCTGTAAAAGATATAGCAAAAGATAATGATCCGGTTATTGAATTTTATGAAGATGTTTTTTACCAGTTGGAAAGCACCAGATTACCTACGAAATTTATATTCTCTTTATATCAAGCTTGGTGCGATATCGAAAATAACCCAACTAAAATGAAGCAGCGGACATTTACCAAGAATTTAAGAAGCATAGTTACAAAAGACGGTTGGCTTTACGATGTGAAAAACCTTGCACCAATTCACTTTTTTTCTAAACGAGATGAAGAATTGTTAAAAGAATGGGACATAAACTACAAATATAGGTTTGAAGTAGACACAAAAAAGTATCAACCTTTGATTGAAAAAATAGAGTAA
- a CDS encoding YozE family protein, protein MTFYNWLIKFRTVDLAIGELAQDVYNDAKFPKGSNDYNKLLNYLISTADNDDCVDTFVKAFKFYEISIKGA, encoded by the coding sequence ATGACATTTTATAATTGGCTGATTAAGTTTAGAACTGTCGACCTAGCTATTGGAGAGTTAGCACAAGATGTATATAACGATGCTAAATTTCCTAAAGGGTCAAACGATTATAACAAGCTACTAAATTACTTGATATCTACTGCTGATAACGATGATTGTGTAGACACTTTTGTAAAAGCGTTTAAATTTTATGAAATTAGTATAAAAGGAGCTTAG